The DNA segment TTACTTGATGGTGATAATGGCAGTGGGCTAGTAGTCGGGCCAAGAGCTCTTGAACTATGCATAAATCTTGCAAAAGATAATGGAATGGCTTCTGTAGCTGTAAAAAATAGCAGTCACTATGGATGTGGAAATTATTATGGTTGGAAACTAGCAGAGGCTGGCTTAATAGGAATAGTATTTACTAATACGGCTCCTCTTATGGCTCCATTTGGAGGTAAAGAGCGCAGCCTAGGAACTAATCCTATAACTATCGCAGTGCCATCTAAAGAGAGGTTTCCCATTGTGCTAGATATGGCTACCAGCATGGCTGCATATGGAAAAATCCAAATTGCTGCTGCGGCTGATGAAACTATACCAAAGGATTGGGCCAATGACAGTGAAGGTGTTCCTACAAATGATCCTCAAATGGCTCTAGATGGTACACTTCAAGCCTTTGGAGGACATAAGGGTTATGGTCTGGCAGTAATAGTAGAGGCCTTTACAGCACTTTTAACAGGTTCTCCTTTTGGTGGTAGAATAACTACCATGGAAGAATTGGCAGGTAAAAAAGAAGAGGCAATAAGTCACTTTTTTATGGCTATAGATCCAAAGGGTTTTTCCTCAGGCTTTGATTTTTATTCTTATGTTGATAGTTATATTGACTATATAAAGAATACTGAGAAAGCAAAGGGAGTTGAGGAGATTTATCTGCCGGGTGAACTTGAATTTAGGCGATTCGAAGAAGCTACTGCAAAAGGGGTTTCAATAAGAGATGAGCAGCTAGATCGCCTACTTGTTCTTGCAAAGGAATTAAACCTATGTCCAGATTCCACAGTTAGTATAATAGACTTTATTAATTCGAAATATTAAACCCATTTGTGATAAGGACTACCAGCTAGGATTCTAGAGCCCCGGTAGAGCTGCTTTAAGAGGAGAGTGGGCATAATATCATGGGTAAAGATCATTTTGAAAAAGAGAGCAGCGGGTCTGATCTTTTTTAAGCTCTTTACTTAAGCCAGGAAATCCTCCTATTACAAATATTAGCGCTTAGTTGACTTATTTTTTTCTTCTGGAAAAAGAAAGTAAAGCCCTTGAAACT comes from the Synergistaceae bacterium genome and includes:
- a CDS encoding Ldh family oxidoreductase; translated protein: MLRVEKEKMESFLKDLFIHMGLEEKHSKTSAQVIIQADMTGVPTHGIAKVPYYAMRYKNEAVNKKPDIRQLNEGLNQILLDGDNGSGLVVGPRALELCINLAKDNGMASVAVKNSSHYGCGNYYGWKLAEAGLIGIVFTNTAPLMAPFGGKERSLGTNPITIAVPSKERFPIVLDMATSMAAYGKIQIAAAADETIPKDWANDSEGVPTNDPQMALDGTLQAFGGHKGYGLAVIVEAFTALLTGSPFGGRITTMEELAGKKEEAISHFFMAIDPKGFSSGFDFYSYVDSYIDYIKNTEKAKGVEEIYLPGELEFRRFEEATAKGVSIRDEQLDRLLVLAKELNLCPDSTVSIIDFINSKY
- a CDS encoding 23S rRNA (pseudouridine(1915)-N(3))-methyltransferase RlmH, whose translation is MIFTHDIMPTLLLKQLYRGSRILAGSPYHKWV